The following proteins are encoded in a genomic region of Nakaseomyces glabratus chromosome J, complete sequence:
- the PML39 gene encoding Pml39p (CAGL0J06622g~Ortholog(s) have role in maintenance of RNA location and nuclear pore, ribosome localization) — MQANKLMDLEARLLRLSRELDSYHGHLVHRNEAVPRTAERIVKRRKYRSCGPLKSNRFLSSKNMKFRKLYENLVETEKEKTHLQYTLAEILEKYQHLLDGTKYLDIEWSKLTNPLTLVANGWSMHRIVDRKAPDAGETHNSLICTCSNCHQLISFNCDKTSMDLSDKLALRGWLTDSHLKDCSWRHYQFPLERDYYLNKHNLLAEFLCLQKLNLRATIEVDIFYRNSIDQIRYCFNIKDENNLKLFLRGFWSSNPSHTIKDFVTCQYCCCRSALTSLSKNDHVGHYPWCRYQDQDQLYHLIEDAIHDSSYIVKELPIVARLNKLEKTLEKL, encoded by the coding sequence ATGCAGGCAAATAAACTGATGGATCTGGAAGCGCGGTTGTTGCGATTATCTCGGGAGCTGGACTCCTATCATGGGCACCTAGTGCATCGAAATGAAGCGGTGCCCCGGACCGCTGAGCGGATCGTTAAGAGGAGGAAATACAGGAGCTGCGGTCCGCTTAAGAGTAATCGATTTCTGAGCTCGAAGAACATGAAGTTTAGAAAATTATACGAAAACTTGGTCGAAacagagaaagaaaagacacATTTACAATACACTCTAGCTGAAATTCTGGAGAAGTATCAACATTTACTAGATGGTACCAAGTACCTCGACATAGAATGGAGCAAATTAACAAATCCACTGACGTTGGTGGCTAATGGGTGGTCTATGCATAGAATTGTCGATAGGAAGGCCCCCGATGCTGGGGAAACTCACAATAGTTTAATATGCACTTGTTCGAATTGTCACCAGCTTATATCATTTAATTGTGATAAAACATCAATGGACTTATCTGACAAATTGGCTTTGAGAGGGTGGCTAACAGATAGTCATCTAAAAGACTGCTCTTGGAGACATTACCAGTTCCCTTTAGAAAGAGACTATTACCTAAACAAACATAATCTACTTGCCGAATTCCTATGTTTACAAAAGCTCAATTTACGAGCAACGATTGAAGTAGATATCTTCTATAGGAACAGCATTGATCAAATACGTTATTGTTTCAACattaaagatgaaaataacCTGAAATTGTTTCTAAGAGGATTCTGGAGTTCGAATCCATCACACACGATAAAAGATTTCGTGACTTGCCAATACTGTTGTTGTAGATCAGCATTGACTTCATTATCTAAAAATGATCATGTCGGTCACTATCCTTGGTGCAGGTACCAAGATCAAGATCAACTATATCACCTAATTGAGGATGCAATTCATGATAGCTCCTATATTGTCAAGGAATTACCAATTGTGGCTAGATTGAATAAGTTGGAAAAGACCTTAGAGAAATTGTAA
- a CDS encoding uncharacterized protein (CAGL0J06666g~Ortholog(s) have cytoplasm, nucleus localization), producing MSNLYRMMVLLEEPMEEDITISDSKEEKKVMHEFMDELTLPFQIDEIDLLNKWFDKFDDEICIPNEGHIKYEITSDGLIVLILDKELGEEFVGKVKTFVEQNNVEDEDEEDA from the coding sequence ATGAGTAATTTATACAGAATGATGGTTCTTCTGGAAGAACCAATGGAAGAAGACATTACCATTTCTGATTcgaaagaagagaagaaagtaATGCATGAATTTATGGATGAGTTGACATTaccttttcaaattgatgaaattgatcTACTGAATAAATGGTTTGATAagtttgatgatgaaatatGTATACCGAATGAAGGCCACATTAAATATGAGATTACAAGTGATGGTCTTATTGTGCTGATTCTGGATAAAGAGCTAGGGGAAGAATTTGTAGGTAAGGTAAAAACATTTGTCGAGCAAAACAATGTcgaagatgaagatgaggaagatgCTTGA